From Pseudomonas sp. AN-1:
CTTGCCGAGCTGCTTCTCCAGCTGGCGCACCCCGGCCTCGCGGGCGTAGCCCTCGATCACCGCCTTGAGTGCGGCATCGCTGATCGCCAGGCGCTGCTTCGGCACGCCGGCCTTGTCCAGCTGGCGCGGCCACAGGTGGCGCTTGGCGATGGCCAGCTTCTCCTCGGCGATGTAGCCGGACAGGCGGATCACCTCCATGCGGTCGAGCAGGGGGCCCGGGATCGAGTCGAGGGTGTTGGCGGTGCAGACGAACAGCACCTTGGACAGGTCCAGGCGCAGGTCCAGGTAGTGGTCGAGGAACTCGACGTTCTGCTCCGGATCGAGGGTCTCCAGCAGCGCCGAGGCCGGGTCGCCCTGGTAGCTGGCGCCCATCTTGTCGATCTCGTCGAGCATGATCACCGGGTTCATCACCTCGACTTCCTTGAGCGCCTGCACCAGCTTGCCGGGCAGCGCGCCGATGTAGGTGCGGCGGTGGCCCTTGATCTCCGCCTCGTCGCGCATGCCGCCGACCGAGAAGCGATAGAACGGCCGGCCGAGGGATTCGGCGATCGACTTGCCGATGCTGGTCTTGCCCACCCCGGGCGGGCCGACCAGCAGGACGATGGAGCCGGCGATCTCGCCCTTGAAGGCGCCGACGGCGAGGAACTCGATGATCCGCTGCTTGATGTCCTCCATGCCGGCGTGGTGCCTGTCCAGCACCTTGCGCGCGCGCGCCAGATCGAGCCTGTCCTTGCCCAGCACGCCCCAGGGCACGCTGGTGGCCCAGTCCAGGTAGTTGCGCGTCACCGCATACTCCGGCGAGCCGGTCTCCAGCACCGACAGCTTGTTCAGCTCCTCGTCGATGCGTTTCTGCGCTTGCGCCGGCAGGGTCTTGCCCTCCAGGCGCTTGCGGAACTCCTCGGCATCGGCGCTCCTGTCGTCCTTGGTGATGCCCAGCTCCTTCTGGATCACCTTGAGCTGCTCGCGCAGGAAGAACTCGCGCTGGCGCTTGCCGATGGTGCTGTTGACCTCGGCGCTGATCTCGTTCTGCAGGCGCGCCACCTCCACTTCGCGGCGCAGCAGCGGCAGCACCTTCTCCATGCGCTTGAGCACCGGCACGGTGTCCAGCACCGCCTGCAGGTCGCTGCCCGGCGCTGTGGTCAGCGCCGCGGCGAAGTCGGTCAAGGGCGACGGGTCGTTGGGGCTGAAGCGGTTCAGGTAGTTCTTCAGCTCCTCGCTGTACAGCGGATTGAGCGGCAGCAGCTCCTTGATCGCGTTGATCAGCGCCATGCCGTAGGCCTTCACCTCGTCGCTGGGATCGGCCGGCGTGCGCGGGTAGTCGACCTCCACCAGGTAGGGCGGCTTGCGGCTCAGCCAGCCGCGGATGCGCACCCGCGCCAGGCCCTGGGCGACGAACTGCAGGCTGTCGTCCTGCTTGCTGGCATGGTGCACGCGCACCACGGTGCCGTGCTCGGGCAGGCTGTCGGGGTCGAAGTCCTCGGCGCTCTCCGGGGGATTGTCCATGTAGAACAGCGCCACGCAGTGGTGGTCGGTCTTCGCCACGCGCTTGAGGGTTTCCGCCCAGTGCTCGGGGTTGACCATGATCGGCAGCACCTGGGCGGGGAAGAACGGCCGGTTGTGCACCGGCATGATGTACAGCTTGTCCGGCAGCGTCTGGCCCTGCAGCACCAGGCCGGTGCTGGCCGCGCTG
This genomic window contains:
- the lon gene encoding endopeptidase La; protein product: MSEQDIPHEIVDDDSAASTGLVLQGQTLPDKLYIMPVHNRPFFPAQVLPIMVNPEHWAETLKRVAKTDHHCVALFYMDNPPESAEDFDPDSLPEHGTVVRVHHASKQDDSLQFVAQGLARVRIRGWLSRKPPYLVEVDYPRTPADPSDEVKAYGMALINAIKELLPLNPLYSEELKNYLNRFSPNDPSPLTDFAAALTTAPGSDLQAVLDTVPVLKRMEKVLPLLRREVEVARLQNEISAEVNSTIGKRQREFFLREQLKVIQKELGITKDDRSADAEEFRKRLEGKTLPAQAQKRIDEELNKLSVLETGSPEYAVTRNYLDWATSVPWGVLGKDRLDLARARKVLDRHHAGMEDIKQRIIEFLAVGAFKGEIAGSIVLLVGPPGVGKTSIGKSIAESLGRPFYRFSVGGMRDEAEIKGHRRTYIGALPGKLVQALKEVEVMNPVIMLDEIDKMGASYQGDPASALLETLDPEQNVEFLDHYLDLRLDLSKVLFVCTANTLDSIPGPLLDRMEVIRLSGYIAEEKLAIAKRHLWPRQLDKAGVPKQRLAISDAALKAVIEGYAREAGVRQLEKQLGKVVRKAVVKLLEDPVARVRVGPKDLEDYLGMPLFRREKHLEGVGVITGLAWTSLGGATLPIEATRIHTLNRGFKLTGKLGEVMKESAEIAYSYVSSHLKKFKGDPTFFDQAFVHLHVPEGATPKDGPSAGISMASALLSLARHQPPKKNVAMTGELTLTGQVLAIGGVREKVIAARRQKIWELILPEANRGDFEELPDYLREGLTVHFAERFADVARVLFPAE